Sequence from the Candidatus Limnocylindria bacterium genome:
GTACCAGCGGCGGGATGAGGTTCAGCCCGAACATCTAGGAAAGTGTACGTGCCACGGCGACGTGGACGGCACGCCACTGGGGTTGAGTCTGGTTAAGCGGGTGCCGGGGAAGCCCGATGCCGAAGGCGGTCCTCCACCTCCTGCCACAGCGAGATGATCTGGCTGGCGTTGAAGATCGACGAATACGTCCCGGATACGATGCCTACCAGCAGCGCCAGCGCGAAGTTTCGCATCGAGAAGCCCCCGAACAGGTATAGCGCCAGCAACGTCAGGACGACCGTCAGCGACGTGATCACGGACCGTGCAAGGGTCTGCATGATCGAGAAGTTGATGACCGGATTCAGGGCCTCGCCCGGGTTCAGCCGCAGGTTCTCGCGGATCCGGTCGAACACCACGATGGTGTCGTGTACCGAGAAGCCGATGATCGTCAGGACCGCCGTTACGAAGAGGCTGTCGATCTCGATATTGAAGAGATAGCCCAGGATCCCGAAGAGACCGAGGACCACCGCGGCGTCATGGAGAAGCGAGATGATGGCCGCGATGCCGTAGCGGAACGCCGCCCAGCCGAAGTTCCGGAAGGCGAACGCGATGAGCAGGACGATCAGCACCGACGCGAGCGCGATCGAGCGCACGGCGTTGTCGATGAGCTCCCCGCTGAACGACGGGCTGACGGTCGATGGATTCACGTCCTTCACGTTCGTGCCGAACTTGGCGCGGAGCGCGGCCTCTGTCGCCACCAGCTCGTCCGGCTTCATCTCGAAGGTCCTGATCTCGATCCGGCCGCCCTCGGCGACCTGCACGATCGCTTCGCGCCGCCCGAGGCCGGTCAACACGTCGGAGACATCCGCTACCGCCGGCGGCGTGTCGAACCGCACGTCGAGGAGCGTTCCGCCCTTGAACTCGATCCCCGGCTTCAGCCCGCCGAGCAACAGGAAGATGAGTCCGGGAACGATGAGGAGGCCGGACAGACCGAAGTACCACCACTTGCGCTCGACGAACCTCACCATCAGACGGCCACCACCGGCGAGGCCGCGGCGCGCGCATCGGGGGCCTTCTCCTCGACGCCATAGAGGCGTCGACGGCGCAATGAGTTCACCTCGATCACGGCGTGCAGCAGCATCTGCGTGACGATGACGGCGGTGAAGAACGACACGCCGACACCGATCGCGAGCGTGAGCGCGAAGCCCTTCACCGTCCCCGTCCCGAACCAGAACAGGA
This genomic interval carries:
- the secF gene encoding protein translocase subunit SecF; translated protein: MVRFVERKWWYFGLSGLLIVPGLIFLLLGGLKPGIEFKGGTLLDVRFDTPPAVADVSDVLTGLGRREAIVQVAEGGRIEIRTFEMKPDELVATEAALRAKFGTNVKDVNPSTVSPSFSGELIDNAVRSIALASVLIVLLIAFAFRNFGWAAFRYGIAAIISLLHDAAVVLGLFGILGYLFNIEIDSLFVTAVLTIIGFSVHDTIVVFDRIRENLRLNPGEALNPVINFSIMQTLARSVITSLTVVLTLLALYLFGGFSMRNFALALLVGIVSGTYSSIFNASQIISLWQEVEDRLRHRASPAPA